Proteins co-encoded in one Kribbella qitaiheensis genomic window:
- a CDS encoding gluconeogenesis factor YvcK family protein: protein MSRAPRVVALGGGHGLAASLSALRHVTDQLTAVVTVADNGGSSGRLRRELGVLPPGDLRMALAALCRDDEWGRTWASVLQHRFRSDGELHDHAVGNLLIVALWELLGEAVDGLDWVGRLLGAQGRVLPMSAVPLDITARVIGLDPLYPEVITEIRGQAEVATTEGKVVDVALDPADPPACPEALVAIAEADWVVVGPGSWFTSVIPNLLVPALAQGLQATNARRVVTLNLGEQKGETDGFSPETHLEVLAAHAPELRIDVVLADSGHVPDPASLRRTANSLGAELVIADIADDHQHLHHDPTKLAKTYREIFE from the coding sequence GTGTCACGAGCTCCACGGGTCGTCGCGCTGGGTGGTGGGCACGGCCTGGCCGCCTCACTGTCCGCCCTGCGCCACGTCACGGACCAGCTGACCGCGGTCGTCACCGTGGCGGACAACGGTGGCTCCTCCGGGCGGCTCCGGCGCGAGCTCGGCGTGCTGCCGCCGGGTGATCTCCGGATGGCGCTGGCCGCCTTGTGCCGCGACGACGAGTGGGGCCGGACGTGGGCGAGCGTGCTCCAGCACCGGTTCCGCAGCGACGGCGAGCTGCACGACCACGCGGTCGGCAATCTGCTGATCGTCGCGTTGTGGGAGCTGCTCGGCGAGGCTGTCGACGGGCTCGACTGGGTGGGCAGACTCCTTGGCGCTCAAGGTCGCGTGCTGCCGATGTCGGCTGTGCCGCTGGACATCACCGCGCGGGTGATCGGCCTGGATCCGCTTTATCCCGAGGTGATCACCGAGATCCGCGGTCAGGCGGAGGTGGCGACGACCGAAGGCAAGGTGGTCGACGTCGCGCTCGACCCGGCCGATCCGCCGGCCTGCCCGGAAGCGCTGGTCGCGATCGCCGAGGCCGACTGGGTCGTGGTCGGGCCCGGGTCCTGGTTCACCTCGGTGATCCCGAACCTGCTGGTGCCGGCGCTGGCTCAAGGTTTGCAGGCGACGAACGCGCGCCGGGTGGTGACGCTGAACCTGGGCGAACAGAAGGGTGAGACCGATGGCTTCTCACCGGAGACGCATCTCGAGGTGCTCGCCGCACACGCCCCCGAACTCCGCATCGACGTGGTCCTCGCCGACTCCGGTCACGTCCCCGACCCGGCCTCGTTACGCCGTACGGCGAACTCCCTGGGCGCGGAGCTGGTGATCGCCGACATCGCTGACGACCACCAGCACCTCCACCACGACCCCACCAAACTCGCCAAGACCTACCGCGAGATCTTCGAGTAG
- a CDS encoding RNA polymerase sigma factor, which produces MRRRDEPDFTEFTTAAVRRLRRTAYLMCGDWHRAEDAAQDALVRVYKAWSRLDHSGGLNTYAHKAVVSVVLDQAKRPWRREHLIDELPGQPVADQQSAIDNRRGRRGQRLRRAGVVTAGAVTAGAFVTAVAVWTGGDVARNNGGGMQPASGPTSTVTAKAATQITWVEQPPAATNFTTAQIRALCNAQDSSVRDGTGNKAGGGTDAVTNWSVEVSQGQAQWFRAILLSPDRQRYTFCAYNSGKGAPHDTYNREATKWFAEQPYRVTTWPNGAWGQVPADVDKIVFALPDGTRSVATTKNGWFLWVTREHVNYLPNKPIWAIYYGINGKEIARFDSNPDNPAPKPPVCTQNAHCKLDHIEPHQPVFPT; this is translated from the coding sequence ATGCGAAGACGCGACGAACCAGATTTCACCGAGTTCACCACGGCGGCCGTACGCCGGTTGCGGCGGACCGCCTATCTGATGTGCGGCGACTGGCATCGGGCCGAGGATGCGGCCCAGGACGCGTTGGTGCGGGTCTACAAGGCGTGGTCCCGGCTGGACCACAGCGGCGGGCTGAACACCTACGCCCACAAAGCGGTCGTGTCGGTGGTGCTCGACCAGGCCAAGCGACCTTGGCGTCGCGAGCACCTGATCGACGAGTTGCCGGGGCAGCCGGTCGCCGATCAGCAAAGCGCCATCGACAACCGGCGTGGCCGGCGCGGGCAGCGTCTTCGGCGGGCCGGGGTGGTGACAGCCGGTGCGGTCACCGCCGGCGCTTTCGTGACCGCCGTCGCTGTATGGACCGGCGGTGACGTGGCGAGGAACAACGGCGGAGGGATGCAGCCCGCCTCCGGCCCGACCAGCACGGTCACCGCCAAGGCCGCCACGCAGATCACCTGGGTGGAGCAACCACCGGCCGCGACCAACTTCACCACCGCGCAGATCCGCGCGCTGTGCAATGCCCAGGACTCCTCTGTCCGCGACGGGACCGGGAACAAGGCCGGTGGTGGCACGGATGCCGTGACCAACTGGTCCGTCGAGGTCAGCCAGGGACAGGCCCAGTGGTTCAGGGCGATCCTGCTCTCCCCCGACCGCCAGCGGTACACCTTCTGCGCTTACAACAGCGGCAAGGGCGCACCTCACGACACGTACAACCGCGAAGCGACCAAGTGGTTCGCGGAGCAGCCTTACCGCGTGACGACGTGGCCCAACGGCGCGTGGGGCCAGGTGCCCGCAGATGTGGACAAGATCGTCTTCGCGCTACCGGACGGCACCCGATCCGTGGCCACCACCAAGAACGGCTGGTTCCTGTGGGTCACGCGCGAGCACGTCAACTACCTGCCGAACAAGCCGATCTGGGCGATCTACTACGGCATCAACGGCAAAGAGATCGCCAGGTTCGATTCGAACCCGGACAACCCGGCGCCCAAGCCACCGGTCTGCACCCAGAACGCGCACTGCAAGCTCGACCACATCGAGCCGCACCAGCCGGTGTTCCCGACGTGA
- the whiA gene encoding DNA-binding protein WhiA gives MAMTAQVKSELTSIQVTKPCCRKAEVSSVLRFAGGLHLVSGRIVVEAELDSGAAARRLRKDIAEIFGHPSDVVVISPSGIRKQTKYVVRVVRDGDALARQTGLVDNRGRPVRGLPPAVVSGASCDAVAAWRGAFLAHGSLTEPGRSSSLEVTCPGPEAALALVGAARRLGIGSKAREVRNVDRVVIRDGDAIGALLTRLGAHESVLAWEERRMRREVRATANRLANFDDANLRRSARAAVAAGARVERALEILGDDVPDHLQVAGKLRLEHKQASLEELGQLHEPALTKDAVAGRIRRLLAMADKRAADLNIPNTEANLTPDMLDPA, from the coding sequence ATGGCGATGACAGCACAGGTGAAGTCCGAGTTGACCAGTATCCAGGTCACAAAACCCTGCTGCCGCAAGGCCGAGGTCTCTTCCGTACTACGGTTCGCCGGCGGTCTGCACCTCGTCTCCGGCCGGATCGTGGTCGAGGCCGAGCTGGACAGCGGCGCGGCGGCCCGTCGGCTTCGCAAGGACATCGCAGAGATCTTCGGGCACCCGTCGGACGTGGTGGTGATCTCCCCGTCCGGGATCCGCAAGCAGACGAAGTACGTAGTACGGGTTGTTCGTGACGGTGATGCGCTGGCGCGTCAGACCGGGCTCGTGGACAACCGCGGCCGTCCGGTGCGCGGACTTCCCCCAGCAGTCGTCTCAGGCGCCTCCTGCGACGCCGTGGCGGCTTGGCGCGGTGCCTTCCTCGCGCACGGCTCCCTGACCGAGCCCGGCCGTTCCTCGTCGCTCGAGGTGACCTGCCCTGGTCCGGAGGCGGCACTTGCCCTGGTCGGTGCGGCTCGTCGGCTGGGAATCGGTTCGAAGGCCCGCGAGGTCCGCAATGTGGACCGCGTTGTGATCCGCGACGGCGACGCGATCGGCGCGCTGCTGACCCGGCTCGGGGCGCACGAGTCTGTGCTCGCCTGGGAAGAGCGCCGGATGCGCCGCGAAGTACGGGCGACGGCGAACAGGCTGGCCAACTTCGACGACGCGAACCTGCGCCGGTCCGCACGGGCGGCCGTCGCTGCCGGTGCACGGGTCGAGCGCGCGCTGGAGATCCTTGGCGACGACGTGCCGGATCACCTGCAGGTGGCGGGAAAACTGCGGCTGGAGCACAAGCAGGCCAGCCTCGAGGAGCTCGGTCAGCTGCACGAGCCGGCACTGACCAAGGACGCGGTGGCGGGCCGGATCCGCCGGCTGCTGGCGATGGCCGACAAGCGCGCCGCCGACCTCAACATCCCCAACACCGAGGCCAACCTCACCCCGGACATGCTCGATCCGGCCTGA
- the gap gene encoding type I glyceraldehyde-3-phosphate dehydrogenase gives MTVRVGINGFGRIGRNFFRAVQASGADIEVVAVNDLTDNQTLAHLLKYDSILGRFPGDVTATDTDISVGGHTFKAFAERDPANLKWSDVGADVVIESTGFFTDATKAKTHADNGAKKVIISAPAKNEDLTIVMGVNHELYDADQHTVISNASCTTNCLAPMAKAIHDEFVIQQGLMTTIHAYTQDQNLQDGPHSDLRRARAAAINIVPTSTGAAKAIGLVLPELKGKLDGYALRVPVPTGSATDLTITVGRETSVEEVNAAVKAAAEGALKGYLRYTEDPIVSSDIVTDPASCIFDAGLTKVLGNQVKVVGWYDNEWGYSNRLVDLVNYVGASL, from the coding sequence GTGACCGTTCGCGTAGGTATCAACGGCTTCGGCCGGATCGGCCGTAACTTCTTCCGCGCCGTTCAGGCGTCCGGTGCCGACATCGAGGTCGTCGCCGTCAATGATTTGACCGACAACCAGACCCTCGCCCACCTGCTGAAGTACGACTCGATCCTGGGCCGTTTCCCGGGCGACGTGACCGCGACCGACACCGACATCAGCGTCGGCGGCCACACCTTCAAGGCGTTCGCCGAGCGGGACCCCGCCAACCTCAAGTGGTCTGATGTGGGCGCCGACGTGGTGATCGAGTCCACCGGCTTCTTCACCGACGCCACCAAGGCCAAGACGCACGCCGACAACGGCGCCAAGAAGGTCATCATCTCCGCCCCGGCGAAGAACGAGGACCTGACCATCGTGATGGGCGTCAACCACGAGCTGTACGACGCCGACCAGCACACGGTCATCTCCAACGCGTCCTGCACGACGAACTGCCTCGCCCCGATGGCCAAGGCCATCCACGACGAGTTCGTCATCCAGCAGGGCCTGATGACCACGATCCACGCGTACACCCAGGACCAGAACCTGCAGGACGGCCCGCACAGCGACCTGCGTCGCGCCCGCGCCGCGGCCATCAACATCGTGCCGACCTCGACCGGTGCCGCGAAGGCGATCGGCCTGGTCCTGCCCGAGCTCAAGGGCAAGCTGGACGGCTACGCGCTGCGCGTCCCGGTCCCGACCGGCTCGGCCACCGACCTGACCATCACCGTCGGCCGTGAGACCTCGGTCGAAGAGGTCAACGCCGCCGTCAAGGCAGCTGCCGAGGGTGCGCTCAAGGGCTACCTGCGGTACACCGAGGACCCGATCGTGTCGAGCGACATCGTCACCGACCCGGCCTCCTGCATCTTCGACGCCGGCCTCACCAAGGTGCTCGGCAACCAGGTGAAGGTCGTCGGCTGGTACGACAACGAGTGGGGTTACTCCAACCGCCTCGTCGACCTGGTCAACTACGTCGGCGCCTCGCTCTGA
- the tpiA gene encoding triose-phosphate isomerase codes for MADNAARTPLMAGNWKMNVNHVEAVHLLQKLSWTLQDKKHDFERVEVAVLPPFTDIRSVQTLVDGDRMKIVYGAQDISVHDDGAYTGEISAAMLTKLGCSYVLAGHSERRQYHGEDDAVVNAKATKALAAGITPIVCVGEGLEVRKADGHVEHCLAQIDGALAGLKPDDIRKVVIAYEPVWAIGTGEVATPEDAQEVCAAIRGRLEEISPAVADSVRILYGGSVKMASAGGIMAQPDVDGCLVGGASLKVDEFAGICRYLDLQLGYSS; via the coding sequence ATGGCTGATAACGCTGCCCGTACGCCCTTGATGGCGGGCAACTGGAAGATGAACGTCAACCACGTCGAGGCCGTGCACCTGCTGCAGAAGCTGAGCTGGACGCTGCAGGACAAGAAGCACGACTTCGAGCGGGTCGAGGTCGCGGTGCTGCCACCGTTCACCGACATCCGCAGCGTGCAGACGCTCGTCGACGGCGACCGGATGAAGATCGTGTACGGCGCGCAGGACATCTCCGTGCACGACGACGGCGCGTACACCGGCGAGATCTCGGCGGCGATGCTGACGAAGCTGGGCTGCAGCTATGTGCTGGCCGGCCACTCCGAGCGCCGTCAGTACCACGGTGAGGACGACGCGGTAGTCAACGCCAAGGCCACCAAGGCGCTGGCAGCCGGGATCACCCCGATCGTCTGCGTCGGCGAGGGCCTCGAGGTCCGCAAGGCAGACGGCCACGTCGAGCACTGCCTGGCGCAGATCGACGGCGCGCTGGCCGGCCTGAAGCCGGACGACATCCGCAAGGTCGTCATCGCCTACGAGCCGGTCTGGGCGATCGGCACCGGCGAGGTGGCGACTCCGGAGGACGCGCAGGAGGTCTGCGCGGCGATCCGGGGCAGGCTGGAGGAGATTTCACCGGCAGTGGCCGACTCGGTACGGATTCTTTACGGCGGATCGGTGAAGATGGCCAGCGCAGGTGGCATCATGGCCCAGCCGGATGTCGACGGCTGCCTGGTGGGCGGAGCAAGCCTTAAGGTGGACGAGTTCGCCGGTATCTGCCGTTACCTGGATCTTCAGTTAGGCTACTCCTCGTGA
- the secG gene encoding preprotein translocase subunit SecG: MILAFQIVVVICSLILTLLVLLHKGRGGGLSDLFGGGVSSSLGGSSVAERNLDRITIGVGLIWFAAIVALGLLYKLG, encoded by the coding sequence GTGATTCTCGCTTTTCAGATCGTTGTCGTCATCTGCAGCCTGATCCTGACGCTGCTCGTGCTGCTGCACAAAGGTCGCGGTGGTGGCCTTTCCGACCTGTTCGGTGGAGGGGTCTCGTCCAGCCTGGGCGGGTCCTCGGTCGCCGAGCGGAACCTCGACCGGATCACGATCGGCGTCGGCCTGATCTGGTTCGCGGCCATCGTCGCGCTCGGCCTGCTGTACAAGCTCGGCTGA
- a CDS encoding RNA polymerase-binding protein RbpA — translation MPGGGSAIRGSRVGAGPMGEAERGDTAPRQRVVFFCANGHETATVFAVEAAVPEAWDCPRCGLPTSTDVNNPPPPTKIEPYKTHLAYVKERRSESEAAEILEEALEKLRARRARGEVIF, via the coding sequence ATGCCTGGTGGAGGCAGTGCGATTCGAGGTAGCCGGGTCGGTGCCGGACCGATGGGTGAGGCCGAGCGCGGGGACACCGCGCCGCGGCAGCGCGTCGTGTTCTTCTGTGCCAACGGACACGAGACCGCGACCGTCTTCGCGGTCGAGGCAGCGGTCCCGGAGGCCTGGGACTGTCCGAGGTGCGGTCTGCCGACCAGCACCGACGTCAACAACCCGCCGCCGCCCACCAAGATCGAGCCGTACAAGACGCACCTCGCCTACGTGAAGGAGCGTCGCAGCGAGTCCGAAGCAGCCGAGATCCTCGAAGAGGCCCTCGAAAAGCTCCGCGCCCGCCGAGCCCGCGGCGAAGTCATCTTCTGA
- a CDS encoding isocitrate lyase/PEP mutase family protein: MTTFRELHTAGFVMPNAWDAGSAVILAEAGFTALATTSAGIAFSLGKGDHTLPDGAPAVSREQMFERVQQITAATVLPVNGDLEDGYGARPEQVAETIILARAAGLAGGNIEDYDGHTLYDEELSVERIIAAREAAGPDFVLTARTDGQLLSAPTSLADSIERANRYREAGADCLYVPGVNDLETIATLVKEIDGPLNVVLGLGTSTLTAGEVLGAGVIRISLGGSIARAALGFVRRSAKELLTQGTLGFSADQIPQRELNELFARYP, from the coding sequence ATGACGACGTTTCGTGAGCTGCACACCGCCGGGTTCGTGATGCCGAACGCCTGGGATGCGGGCAGCGCGGTGATACTCGCGGAGGCGGGCTTCACGGCCCTCGCGACCACCAGCGCGGGGATCGCCTTCTCCCTCGGCAAGGGCGATCACACGTTGCCGGACGGCGCGCCCGCGGTCTCCCGGGAGCAGATGTTCGAGCGGGTCCAGCAGATCACCGCGGCGACCGTCCTCCCGGTGAACGGCGACCTTGAAGACGGGTACGGCGCGCGCCCGGAGCAGGTCGCCGAGACGATCATCCTCGCCCGTGCTGCGGGACTCGCGGGCGGCAACATCGAGGACTACGACGGCCACACCCTGTACGACGAGGAGCTGTCGGTCGAGCGGATCATTGCCGCACGGGAGGCGGCCGGCCCGGATTTCGTGCTGACCGCGCGGACGGATGGCCAGCTTCTCAGCGCACCGACCTCACTCGCGGACTCCATCGAGCGGGCCAATCGCTACCGCGAAGCCGGCGCGGACTGCCTCTACGTGCCGGGCGTGAACGACTTGGAGACGATCGCCACCCTGGTGAAGGAGATCGACGGCCCGCTCAATGTCGTCCTCGGTCTCGGCACCTCCACCCTCACGGCGGGCGAGGTGCTGGGTGCCGGCGTCATCCGGATCAGTCTGGGCGGCTCGATCGCCCGCGCCGCCCTCGGCTTCGTCCGCCGCAGCGCGAAGGAGCTACTGACTCAAGGGACGCTGGGATTCTCAGCCGACCAGATCCCCCAGCGCGAGCTGAACGAGCTGTTCGCCCGCTACCCATAA
- the pgl gene encoding 6-phosphogluconolactonase: MAESPARNAIDWRRVEFWWGDERFLPQGDPERNETQAWDALLSHVDVDPARVHPMAADSGQGAEAAADAYAAEIAASGVRTFDVLMLGVGPDGHVASLFPGYPELAEQDRWAVAVHDSPKPPPTRVSLTFPTLGRSREVWFVVSGEDKADAVAQAVSAAADLPASTPKGLDRTLWLIDDAAAKGLPAAGKS; this comes from the coding sequence GTGGCCGAGTCCCCGGCCCGGAACGCGATCGACTGGCGCCGGGTCGAGTTCTGGTGGGGCGACGAGCGCTTCCTGCCGCAGGGCGACCCGGAGCGCAACGAGACCCAGGCGTGGGACGCACTCCTGTCCCACGTCGACGTCGATCCGGCCCGGGTTCACCCGATGGCTGCTGACAGCGGGCAAGGGGCTGAGGCGGCGGCTGACGCCTACGCAGCCGAGATTGCGGCCAGCGGAGTCCGGACGTTCGACGTGCTGATGCTGGGTGTGGGGCCGGACGGGCACGTCGCGTCCCTGTTCCCGGGGTATCCCGAGCTCGCGGAGCAGGATCGGTGGGCAGTCGCGGTCCACGACTCCCCCAAGCCGCCGCCGACCCGGGTATCGCTGACGTTCCCGACACTCGGCCGGTCGCGCGAGGTGTGGTTCGTGGTCTCCGGCGAGGACAAGGCGGACGCGGTGGCTCAGGCCGTCTCGGCTGCCGCCGACCTCCCGGCTTCAACGCCCAAGGGTCTCGACCGGACGCTTTGGCTGATCGACGACGCCGCCGCGAAGGGTCTGCCGGCCGCCGGAAAAAGTTGA
- a CDS encoding glucose-6-phosphate dehydrogenase assembly protein OpcA encodes MIIDLTDTTSSGIASALLKARRNAGSPAMGMVGTIVVVVDEASHHDAMKAANEAGREHPSRVLVAILRPGRGTGGLDAEVRVGEGIPGEAVLLRLHGELAKVPESVITPLLLPDSPVIVWWPGGGPKVPNEDPLGSLGRRRVTDAAATRRGSVDFNVRAEGYAPGDTDFAWSRLTPWRALMAAALDQFPTKVTGAEVVSAKGNASADLMAAWLHCRLGVPVEQRNSRGPGITAVRMFTPAGPISLTRPDGSVATFSIPGQPDRPVALKRRNTSELLSEELRRLDPDDVYAQTLACMVKREKMPASAKVVSDVDRRSTQTAAEKAAARTSNVTGKAASPSLEAKASGRGRKAAATKKAAAKKPAAKKTVAKKASAAAKSARKSVATKKAPARKTTAKKVAGRS; translated from the coding sequence ATGATCATCGACCTCACCGACACGACGTCGAGCGGGATCGCGTCGGCGTTGCTGAAGGCCCGCCGCAACGCCGGCTCGCCCGCGATGGGCATGGTCGGCACCATCGTCGTGGTCGTCGACGAAGCGTCGCACCACGACGCGATGAAGGCGGCGAACGAGGCCGGCCGCGAACACCCGTCGCGGGTGCTCGTGGCGATCCTCCGGCCCGGCCGGGGTACGGGTGGCCTGGACGCCGAAGTACGGGTCGGCGAAGGCATTCCCGGCGAGGCGGTGCTGCTGCGGCTGCACGGCGAGCTCGCCAAGGTGCCCGAGTCCGTCATCACACCGCTGCTGCTGCCCGACTCCCCCGTCATCGTCTGGTGGCCGGGTGGCGGGCCGAAGGTGCCGAACGAGGACCCCCTCGGCTCATTGGGCCGTCGCCGGGTCACGGACGCGGCCGCGACCCGGCGGGGCTCGGTCGACTTCAACGTCCGGGCCGAGGGCTACGCGCCGGGCGACACGGACTTCGCGTGGAGCCGGTTGACGCCGTGGCGAGCCTTGATGGCGGCCGCGCTGGACCAGTTCCCGACGAAGGTGACCGGTGCCGAGGTGGTGTCGGCCAAGGGCAACGCAAGTGCCGATCTGATGGCCGCCTGGTTGCACTGCCGGCTCGGCGTCCCGGTGGAGCAGCGCAACTCGCGCGGGCCCGGCATCACCGCGGTACGGATGTTCACTCCGGCCGGCCCGATCTCGTTGACCCGGCCGGACGGCTCGGTGGCGACGTTCAGCATTCCTGGCCAGCCGGACCGGCCGGTCGCGCTGAAGCGGCGGAACACCTCCGAGTTGCTGAGCGAGGAGCTCAGGCGGCTCGACCCCGACGACGTGTACGCCCAGACGCTGGCGTGCATGGTCAAGCGGGAGAAGATGCCCGCCTCGGCGAAGGTCGTCAGCGACGTCGATCGTCGCTCCACCCAGACGGCAGCGGAGAAGGCTGCGGCCCGTACGTCGAACGTGACGGGCAAGGCGGCCTCGCCTTCGCTCGAGGCGAAGGCATCCGGGCGTGGCCGGAAGGCGGCTGCTACGAAGAAGGCCGCCGCCAAGAAGCCCGCCGCTAAGAAGACAGTGGCGAAGAAGGCGAGCGCGGCGGCGAAGTCGGCGCGCAAGTCGGTCGCGACCAAGAAGGCGCCGGCGCGCAAGACCACGGCGAAGAAGGTGGCTGGGCGGTCATGA
- the zwf gene encoding glucose-6-phosphate dehydrogenase, whose amino-acid sequence MTIEFDEETTGPVNPLRDPQDRRLPRIAGPCSLVIFGVTGDLARKKLMPAVYDLANRGLLPPGFALVGFARRDFSNQDFAQIVHDSVKEHARTPFREEVWQQLAEGFRFVPGDLTDDAAFERLRETVDELDVNRGTGGNHAFYLSIPPGLFPQVVQQLNEHGLTKENPGSWRRVVIEKPFGHDLKSARELNQVVESVFPPEAVFRIDHYLGKETVQNMLALRFANAMFEPVWNSHYVDHVQITMAEDIGIGGRAGYYDGIGAARDVIQNHLLQLLALIAMEEPVSFDAWSLRQEKKKVLAAVKLPERLDLHTARGQYAAGWAGGTKVKGYLQEDGIPASSATETFAALRVDVDTRRWAGVPFYLRTGKRLGRRVTEVAVMFKRAPHLPFTKTETEELGQNALVMRIQPDEGITMRFGAKVPGTMMEIRDVNMDFAYGGSFTESSPEAYERLILDVLLGDPPLFPQHTEVELGWKILDPVINYWAEHGKPEQYASGAWGPDSAHEMLARDGRAWRRP is encoded by the coding sequence ATGACCATCGAGTTCGACGAGGAGACCACCGGTCCGGTGAACCCGCTGCGGGATCCCCAGGACCGGCGGCTCCCCCGGATCGCCGGGCCGTGCAGCCTGGTGATCTTCGGCGTCACCGGCGACCTGGCCCGCAAGAAGCTGATGCCGGCGGTGTACGACCTGGCGAACCGGGGCCTGTTGCCGCCCGGTTTCGCGTTGGTCGGCTTCGCCCGGCGTGACTTCAGCAACCAGGACTTCGCGCAGATCGTGCACGACTCCGTCAAGGAGCACGCCCGGACCCCGTTCCGCGAGGAGGTCTGGCAGCAACTGGCCGAGGGCTTCCGGTTCGTCCCTGGCGACCTGACCGACGACGCCGCCTTCGAGCGGCTGCGCGAGACGGTGGACGAGCTCGACGTCAACCGCGGTACGGGCGGCAACCACGCGTTCTACCTGTCCATCCCGCCGGGACTCTTCCCGCAGGTCGTGCAGCAGCTGAACGAGCACGGCCTGACCAAGGAGAACCCGGGCTCGTGGCGCCGGGTGGTGATCGAGAAGCCGTTCGGGCACGACCTGAAGAGCGCTCGTGAGCTGAACCAGGTGGTCGAGTCGGTCTTCCCGCCCGAGGCGGTCTTCCGGATCGACCACTACCTGGGCAAGGAGACCGTCCAGAACATGCTGGCGCTGCGGTTCGCCAACGCCATGTTCGAGCCGGTCTGGAACAGCCACTACGTCGACCACGTGCAGATCACGATGGCCGAGGACATCGGCATCGGCGGCCGGGCCGGGTACTACGACGGCATCGGCGCTGCCCGCGACGTGATCCAGAACCACCTGCTCCAGCTGCTCGCGTTGATCGCGATGGAAGAGCCGGTCAGCTTCGACGCCTGGTCGCTGCGCCAGGAGAAGAAGAAGGTGCTGGCGGCCGTCAAGCTGCCGGAGCGCCTTGACCTGCACACGGCTCGCGGTCAGTACGCCGCGGGCTGGGCCGGTGGCACGAAGGTGAAGGGCTACCTGCAGGAAGACGGCATCCCGGCTTCGTCTGCGACCGAGACCTTCGCCGCGCTGCGCGTGGACGTGGACACCCGCCGCTGGGCAGGCGTTCCGTTCTACCTGCGGACCGGCAAGCGACTCGGCCGGCGCGTCACCGAGGTGGCCGTGATGTTCAAGCGCGCGCCGCACCTGCCGTTCACCAAGACGGAGACCGAGGAACTCGGCCAGAACGCCCTGGTGATGCGGATCCAGCCGGACGAGGGCATCACGATGCGGTTCGGGGCGAAGGTGCCCGGCACGATGATGGAGATCCGCGACGTGAACATGGACTTCGCCTACGGCGGGTCCTTCACCGAGTCCTCCCCCGAGGCCTACGAGCGGCTCATCCTCGACGTCCTGCTCGGCGACCCGCCGCTGTTCCCGCAGCACACCGAGGTGGAGCTCGGCTGGAAGATCCTCGACCCGGTGATCAACTACTGGGCCGAGCACGGCAAGCCGGAGCAGTACGCCTCCGGTGCCTGGGGACCTGACTCCGCCCACGAGATGCTCGCCCGCGACGGACGCGCCTGGAGGCGGCCATGA